A single genomic interval of Halalkalibaculum roseum harbors:
- a CDS encoding P1 family peptidase yields the protein MTKRLITFLLLVTLPVISAIAQDTTIRDLGVEIGVLNTGPLNSITDVYGVKVGHYTLIQGSDVRTGATAILAHDGNIFQQKVPAAIYIGNGFGKLAGYSQVEELGNIETPIILTNTLSVPTAADALIDYTLSQEGNEDVRSVNPVVGETNDGYLNDIRGQHITKKHVISAIKAADSNKVQQGNVGAGTGTRAFGFKGGIGSSSRVLPEKLGGYTVGALVQTNFGGVLEIAGVPVGKELNKYYLSDSLNGSPDGSCMMVLATDAPLDARNLKRLAKRAVMGLAKTGGIASNGSGDYVIAFSTSESVRIPYSAEQPITTVELLRNERMSPLFMAAIEATEEAIINSLFAAETMEGRDGHVLQSIPKDKIIKLLKDYGRITE from the coding sequence ATGACAAAAAGATTAATCACCTTTCTACTATTGGTGACCCTTCCGGTGATTTCTGCAATTGCTCAGGACACTACTATTAGGGATTTAGGGGTTGAGATTGGAGTACTAAATACCGGTCCGTTGAATTCAATTACCGATGTTTATGGTGTAAAAGTCGGCCATTATACCCTAATTCAAGGAAGTGATGTACGCACCGGAGCTACTGCTATACTTGCCCATGACGGGAATATATTTCAACAAAAAGTACCAGCTGCGATTTATATCGGTAATGGCTTTGGAAAATTAGCGGGTTACAGCCAGGTAGAAGAGCTGGGGAACATCGAAACTCCTATCATATTGACCAATACACTGAGTGTACCTACAGCTGCTGACGCCCTTATTGATTATACATTGTCACAGGAAGGGAACGAGGATGTTCGATCGGTTAATCCCGTTGTGGGTGAAACCAATGACGGGTATCTCAATGATATTCGTGGACAGCATATCACAAAAAAACACGTAATCTCTGCTATTAAAGCAGCAGATTCCAACAAAGTACAACAGGGAAATGTAGGAGCGGGAACAGGTACCCGTGCATTTGGCTTCAAGGGAGGTATCGGCTCTTCTTCCCGGGTTCTACCCGAAAAGCTGGGCGGGTATACTGTAGGCGCCCTTGTGCAGACCAATTTTGGCGGAGTACTGGAAATAGCCGGTGTGCCTGTAGGGAAAGAACTCAACAAATATTATTTGAGCGACAGTCTTAACGGGTCTCCTGATGGATCCTGTATGATGGTACTAGCAACTGATGCTCCCTTAGATGCCAGGAACCTAAAGCGACTTGCCAAGCGAGCTGTAATGGGATTGGCAAAAACGGGCGGAATTGCATCCAATGGCAGCGGGGATTACGTAATAGCTTTTTCCACATCCGAGTCAGTTAGAATTCCATATAGCGCAGAACAACCTATAACAACAGTAGAACTGTTACGAAACGAACGGATGTCTCCCCTCTTCATGGCAGCCATCGAAGCCACAGAGGAGGCAATCATAAATTCTTTATTTGCAGCCGAAACCATGGAAGGGCGAGACGGTCATGTATTACAATCCATTCCGAAGGATAAAATCATTAAATTGCTTAAAGATTACGGAAGAATAACAGAGTAA
- a CDS encoding acyloxyacyl hydrolase: MTVKPLLFITIFLVPSLGFSQSKSEVINSAKTTTRVSWIGFDEVQAHEFSLWGGYAFDSYRFWGKTPDATIGQLGIGYNRKFLRIGNQILKYRFTLNLFSKITYPEFEPGRNRTSLSGFGITPLGLRSNFFAGNKLQPFLDASGGMIVFNDPFPDIRGKKFNYTLGIGGGLEYLLNARSSLSFGYKYFHISNGERGQVNPGIDSSFFFLALTIF, encoded by the coding sequence TTGACAGTTAAACCACTATTATTCATAACGATTTTTCTGGTACCCTCCTTAGGTTTCTCCCAATCTAAATCTGAGGTTATTAATTCAGCTAAAACAACCACCAGGGTTTCATGGATTGGTTTTGATGAAGTTCAAGCACATGAATTCAGTTTATGGGGAGGATATGCCTTTGATTCCTACCGCTTTTGGGGAAAAACGCCGGATGCGACCATTGGTCAGTTGGGTATCGGATATAACAGGAAATTTTTACGAATTGGAAATCAGATACTGAAATACAGGTTTACACTTAATTTGTTCTCAAAAATTACCTACCCCGAATTTGAACCCGGGAGAAATCGTACATCCCTTTCGGGATTTGGAATTACCCCGTTGGGATTAAGGAGCAACTTTTTCGCCGGAAATAAACTACAGCCTTTTTTAGATGCAAGTGGCGGTATGATTGTATTCAATGATCCATTCCCGGACATAAGAGGAAAAAAGTTTAACTACACACTAGGAATTGGTGGAGGGTTGGAATATCTGCTCAACGCAAGGTCATCTCTTTCATTCGGGTATAAGTATTTCCACATCTCTAATGGAGAACGCGGGCAGGTAAATCCGGGTATCGATAGCAGTTTTTTCTTTCTTGCGCTTACCATTTTTTAA
- a CDS encoding DUF4442 domain-containing protein, with protein sequence MKLNAASNISAIFKSRWKLSLFFIRHLPMAFLSGLKIKAFSEYKAVVTLPFTYLTKNPFRSIYFACQAMAAEFSSAIICLQTIENYETDLSLLVTGLEATFTKKATQKISFTCEKPQEQDELLEQCISSEQAQEITYTSIGRNESGEKVAEFLITWSFKPRT encoded by the coding sequence GTGAAATTGAATGCAGCATCTAATATCAGTGCCATTTTCAAGAGCAGATGGAAACTCAGTTTGTTCTTCATAAGACATTTACCGATGGCCTTTCTATCCGGTTTAAAGATCAAAGCATTTAGTGAATATAAAGCAGTAGTTACTTTACCCTTTACATACCTCACCAAGAACCCATTTCGTTCTATATACTTTGCTTGCCAGGCGATGGCCGCAGAGTTTTCATCTGCAATAATTTGTCTTCAAACCATAGAAAATTATGAAACAGATTTATCATTGCTGGTAACAGGTCTTGAGGCAACATTCACCAAAAAAGCTACCCAAAAGATCTCTTTCACTTGTGAAAAGCCTCAAGAACAGGATGAACTCCTGGAGCAGTGTATATCTAGTGAACAAGCTCAAGAAATTACCTATACCAGCATAGGAAGAAATGAAAGCGGTGAAAAAGTTGCCGAATTTCTGATAACCTGGTCTTTCAAACCTCGTACATGA
- the msrB gene encoding peptide-methionine (R)-S-oxide reductase MsrB, with amino-acid sequence MMMNTIKYILPLIILGFATACNTGDEQHLHTIDKATLHTQDIHFKTVQDTMSEYEVQKSPEEWKKELTSKEYRILREKGTEIPFINEYWDNKKEGYYYCAACGQKLYSSATKYRSGTGWPSFWKPVADSVVDEKVDNSFWMTRTEIVCSRCGSHIGHVFEDGPEPTGLRYCMNSAALDFEEADVDGDGQIAEKEN; translated from the coding sequence ATGATGATGAATACTATCAAGTATATTCTTCCTTTGATCATCCTTGGATTTGCTACGGCATGCAATACCGGTGATGAACAGCATCTCCACACGATTGATAAGGCAACACTTCATACCCAAGATATCCATTTTAAAACTGTACAGGACACCATGAGTGAATATGAAGTACAAAAAAGTCCGGAAGAGTGGAAAAAGGAACTGACTTCTAAAGAGTATCGTATTTTACGCGAAAAAGGAACTGAAATCCCCTTTATCAACGAATATTGGGATAACAAAAAAGAAGGTTACTACTACTGTGCTGCTTGCGGCCAAAAACTGTATAGCTCAGCCACTAAGTATCGATCCGGTACGGGCTGGCCATCCTTCTGGAAACCGGTAGCCGATAGCGTAGTGGATGAAAAGGTAGATAACAGTTTCTGGATGACACGAACCGAAATAGTATGCTCGCGATGCGGCTCTCATATCGGTCACGTGTTTGAAGATGGTCCCGAACCAACCGGTTTACGCTACTGTATGAACTCTGCTGCCCTTGATTTTGAAGAAGCTGATGTAGACGGTGACGGACAAATTGCCGAAAAAGAAAATTAG
- a CDS encoding PH domain-containing protein, with translation MANKAKILATAEFNPDMKRYLLINGILVLVATIVGIVLIPIWAILAPIFIQKYFDRLHCELTTRSLRFEKGFIFHVERTIPLDKIQDLTFKEGPLLKAFGLNVLKIETAGNTGQGMSDLTLIGIIDAANFRNMVLNQRDNVTENRGTATTDQPDTLEVLKEIRDSLKNIEAKI, from the coding sequence ATGGCTAATAAAGCAAAGATACTGGCTACTGCTGAGTTTAATCCGGACATGAAGCGGTATCTTCTGATCAATGGGATTTTAGTTTTGGTCGCCACTATTGTGGGTATCGTTCTCATTCCCATCTGGGCAATCCTTGCTCCCATCTTCATTCAAAAGTATTTTGACAGACTCCATTGCGAGTTAACCACTCGTTCTCTGCGCTTTGAAAAGGGTTTTATCTTTCATGTGGAGCGCACTATACCATTAGACAAGATTCAGGACCTTACCTTTAAAGAAGGTCCTTTGTTGAAAGCTTTTGGACTCAATGTTCTAAAAATAGAAACAGCCGGTAACACCGGTCAGGGTATGAGTGATCTGACCTTGATTGGAATCATCGACGCAGCAAATTTCCGAAACATGGTGTTGAATCAAAGAGATAATGTTACCGAGAATAGAGGTACGGCTACCACAGACCAACCGGACACCCTGGAAGTGTTAAAAGAGATACGTGACTCGCTAAAGAATATTGAGGCAAAGATATAA
- a CDS encoding creatininase family protein, whose translation MKQSLWYTFIILLSCTFFANAQSGEEPTTRDMNLINWKEFQAYVPSQIETVLLPVGTLEPHGVIPNGSDNLAPQAMARELAAGLDAMITPTLNYGVTGGMKAFPGAFEISEEAYRMFVTDIISGLVKNKFINIIILNGHGGPQTAILQDLAGRLSEKERVRILVINWWSLASDDTFAVFDENGGHAGNNETAYVQAVVPEHIHPEWYDPNMATAYPSGTSWSAYPFPSSIGLYEEGQGYPTFDRDQSQEYYERVNNRVGDLILEVIQKWDLAGLYRD comes from the coding sequence ATGAAACAGTCATTATGGTATACCTTCATCATTTTGTTGAGCTGTACGTTCTTTGCCAATGCTCAATCCGGTGAGGAACCTACCACCCGGGATATGAACCTTATAAACTGGAAAGAGTTTCAAGCATATGTACCTTCACAAATTGAGACGGTATTGCTGCCGGTTGGCACGCTTGAACCTCACGGCGTGATTCCCAATGGATCTGATAACCTGGCGCCGCAGGCTATGGCTCGGGAGCTGGCTGCCGGTCTTGATGCTATGATTACCCCGACTTTGAATTATGGGGTTACCGGTGGGATGAAGGCTTTTCCGGGGGCTTTTGAAATTTCTGAGGAAGCTTATCGAATGTTTGTGACGGATATTATTAGTGGACTGGTGAAAAATAAATTTATCAATATTATTATTCTGAATGGACACGGCGGTCCTCAAACAGCTATTCTGCAAGATTTGGCCGGTCGGCTTTCAGAAAAGGAGAGGGTTCGTATTCTGGTTATTAACTGGTGGAGCCTGGCTTCTGATGATACATTTGCAGTATTTGATGAAAATGGAGGGCACGCCGGTAACAACGAAACTGCTTATGTGCAAGCTGTTGTACCTGAGCATATCCATCCCGAGTGGTATGACCCGAATATGGCAACAGCATATCCTTCCGGTACTTCATGGTCTGCTTATCCTTTTCCTTCATCCATCGGTTTGTACGAAGAAGGGCAGGGATATCCTACCTTTGATAGGGATCAGTCTCAAGAATATTACGAGAGGGTCAATAACAGGGTAGGAGACCTTATTCTGGAGGTAATCCAAAAATGGGATCTCGCCGGTTTGTATCGTGACTAA
- a CDS encoding sodium-dependent transporter has product MDQNKSGGDNFFNSRLGMILSVLGIAVGTGNIWRFPRIAAQNGGEEGAGAFLIAWISCLFLFSIPLIIAEYGIGRNGRKGVIGSFIKLVGEKFAWMGSFIGFVATAIMFYYSVVAGWCLYYLIESLTSALPENMQHAETIWYSFQGSALPSVFHALMMGLGGIIVVKGISSIERINKILIPSLLLVVVISLVRAVMLPGSMQGIEYLFTPDWSTLTQPSVWLEALTQNAWDTGAAWGLILTYAAYMRTKDDITISAFQTGIGNNIVSLLAAATIFSTVFGTLGATMTNAEVLEIMKTSGPASTGLTFMWMPQLFNEMPGGQFFAILFFLGLTFAAFSSLISMIELASRVFVDMGVSRKKAAVGVCLAGFAFGMPSAISTDILANQDFVWGVGLLVSGAFMSFAIIKYGPEKFRSEIVNNEERTYTLGKWWDIIIKYVVPVEVISLLIWWMYLSASAYAPDTWYNPLSLYSVATVLVQWGIAMGLFIFYNRKLADKTKG; this is encoded by the coding sequence ATGGATCAAAATAAATCCGGCGGCGATAATTTCTTTAACTCCCGACTGGGAATGATTTTAAGTGTTTTGGGAATAGCTGTTGGGACGGGTAATATTTGGCGATTTCCGCGCATCGCAGCCCAAAATGGAGGCGAGGAAGGAGCCGGGGCATTTCTTATAGCATGGATCAGCTGTCTGTTCCTGTTTTCCATTCCTTTGATTATTGCAGAATACGGAATCGGACGCAACGGTCGCAAAGGAGTCATCGGTTCTTTCATCAAATTGGTTGGGGAAAAGTTTGCCTGGATGGGAAGTTTTATCGGTTTTGTGGCAACTGCCATCATGTTCTACTACAGTGTGGTGGCCGGTTGGTGTTTATACTACCTGATTGAATCCTTGACATCGGCTCTTCCCGAAAACATGCAGCATGCAGAAACGATTTGGTACAGTTTCCAGGGTTCGGCATTGCCGTCGGTTTTTCATGCACTCATGATGGGCTTGGGCGGCATTATAGTTGTCAAAGGTATTTCATCTATTGAACGAATCAATAAGATTTTGATCCCATCCCTGCTGCTGGTAGTGGTTATTTCCCTTGTCAGAGCTGTCATGTTGCCGGGAAGCATGCAGGGAATTGAGTATTTATTTACACCCGACTGGTCAACGCTCACTCAACCGAGTGTCTGGCTGGAAGCCCTCACACAAAATGCCTGGGATACGGGAGCTGCATGGGGACTCATTCTTACTTATGCCGCATATATGCGTACTAAGGATGATATTACCATTAGTGCTTTTCAGACCGGTATCGGTAATAACATTGTATCTTTGTTAGCTGCAGCCACAATTTTTTCGACCGTTTTCGGAACCTTGGGCGCAACAATGACCAATGCCGAAGTCTTGGAGATAATGAAGACTTCGGGTCCGGCTTCTACCGGGCTGACATTTATGTGGATGCCGCAGCTCTTTAATGAGATGCCGGGAGGACAATTTTTTGCCATTCTCTTTTTCCTGGGGCTTACCTTCGCGGCATTCAGTTCACTGATCTCCATGATAGAGCTGGCCAGCCGGGTCTTTGTTGATATGGGAGTTTCCCGGAAAAAAGCAGCTGTCGGGGTATGCTTAGCCGGTTTTGCATTTGGGATGCCTTCAGCTATTTCAACAGATATTTTGGCCAACCAGGATTTTGTATGGGGCGTCGGACTTTTGGTTTCCGGGGCATTCATGTCATTTGCGATTATAAAATACGGCCCGGAAAAATTCAGATCTGAAATCGTAAATAATGAAGAGCGCACCTATACGCTTGGAAAATGGTGGGATATTATTATCAAATACGTCGTCCCGGTCGAGGTAATTTCACTATTGATCTGGTGGATGTATTTAAGTGCATCAGCCTATGCACCCGATACCTGGTATAATCCTCTGAGTCTCTATTCGGTAGCAACGGTGTTGGTACAGTGGGGAATAGCTATGGGACTGTTTATTTTTTATAACCGGAAGCTTGCAGACAAAACAAAAGGATAA
- a CDS encoding glycosyltransferase family 117 protein, which produces MFSDHKSTNRTLALVTFFATLVLYSITMAPTASFWDSGEFIAVAHGLQVNHPPGAPFYSLLGRLFSMFMPASYVALSINFISALASALTVMLLYLIIVRLVKEFRGAADEMSSIDKIGMYGGALIGAFAFSVTDTFWFNASEAEVYAPSMFFTAIVVWLALKWSEYHDEPYNERWLVLIAYMFGLALGVHLLNLLALFFVALIIYFKKRDFTLLSFAVTGAIASASFLVIYPFTVQMLPGIMENINRASYGLIGPVTFIVLVILSIAGGIYYTHKKNMRVANIVMLSYAMIMIGYSSYSLIFIRSIADPPIDENDPETTQAFISYLEREQYGQTPLLTGNTYDNSMGGIDQQEEVFFPRRYSGSGAHLQQYSNYSSDWDFFIDYQVNHMYIRYFNWNFIGRDSDIQDTGWQAGFTESEHENNPAHNSYFYLPFLLGLFGLIFHFQRDWKRALSVLALFIMTGFAIIVFLNQTPLQPRERDYAYVGSFFAFAIWIGMGGVGMIELVKEHLKSNKTAAYAILGVLFVSIPVLMGFQNFDDHDRSNRYVAPDYAYNLLNSVAPNALIFTNGDNDTFPLWYLQEVEGVRTDVRIVCLSLLNTDWYIKQLRDQWSHESAPLPISLTDEEIEEMTASLSLHQPTTINIPVNKDLLKSAFSGDNTYKETIGVKPDTSLELFREGVDFGMPVDSLDNEVSWYYEGRSAGADGQGNQRYYTQVQDEVILDILKTNNWLRPVYFANTVSTTSQLNLQPYFRFEGKAFRVVPQRHEAGSFGWIEPEIHAERLRNFRFREWNNPDVYFDENIRRMLGNYRYSITELSDKYMAIGKPDSAQKWLRWGEEKIPFNFVDGNSFMNSMILYAYSYARADDSTNALRLSDTGRDKLLEELREQIDEYDVIQGRIVELNEEIKQARMNADMGRQQSLRNRVQQVISQRDNVARDINFAISHLTILQRIYYMFDEDEKAANLVEQVDQITGSRIGLPASEEENRKQFEQFGLN; this is translated from the coding sequence ATGTTTTCGGATCATAAATCTACCAATCGTACTTTAGCCTTAGTTACCTTTTTTGCCACCCTAGTTCTTTATTCGATAACCATGGCTCCGACGGCCAGCTTCTGGGATTCTGGAGAGTTTATAGCAGTAGCTCACGGCCTGCAGGTTAATCACCCTCCCGGAGCTCCGTTTTATTCCCTGCTTGGAAGACTCTTCTCCATGTTTATGCCGGCTTCTTATGTAGCCTTGAGTATCAATTTCATCAGTGCCCTGGCATCCGCTCTTACGGTAATGCTTCTATACCTTATTATCGTAAGACTGGTTAAGGAGTTTCGGGGAGCAGCCGATGAGATGTCCTCTATTGACAAAATAGGTATGTACGGAGGAGCCCTTATAGGTGCTTTCGCCTTCTCCGTGACCGATACGTTCTGGTTCAATGCCTCTGAAGCAGAGGTATATGCCCCGTCCATGTTTTTTACCGCCATTGTAGTTTGGCTGGCTTTGAAATGGTCTGAGTATCACGACGAACCCTATAACGAGCGCTGGCTGGTATTGATAGCGTATATGTTCGGCCTTGCTCTGGGTGTACACCTGCTTAATCTTCTTGCTCTTTTCTTTGTTGCTCTTATCATCTACTTCAAGAAAAGAGATTTTACCCTGCTTTCTTTTGCGGTGACCGGTGCCATAGCTTCTGCATCCTTCCTGGTGATCTATCCTTTCACGGTGCAGATGCTTCCCGGAATCATGGAAAATATAAATCGTGCTTCCTACGGCTTGATCGGTCCTGTTACTTTTATAGTTTTGGTTATACTGAGTATAGCCGGGGGGATCTATTACACCCACAAGAAGAACATGCGGGTTGCCAACATAGTGATGCTGAGCTATGCTATGATAATGATAGGATACTCCTCCTATTCCCTGATTTTCATTCGTTCTATCGCTGATCCTCCCATTGACGAAAATGATCCGGAAACGACTCAGGCTTTTATCAGTTACCTTGAACGTGAGCAGTATGGACAAACCCCACTGTTAACAGGCAATACCTATGACAATTCCATGGGTGGCATCGATCAGCAGGAAGAAGTGTTCTTTCCGCGTCGATATTCCGGAAGCGGCGCTCACCTTCAGCAATACAGCAATTACAGCAGCGACTGGGACTTCTTTATCGACTACCAGGTCAACCACATGTATATCCGGTATTTCAACTGGAATTTCATAGGCAGGGATTCGGATATACAGGATACCGGTTGGCAGGCAGGATTTACGGAAAGTGAGCATGAAAATAATCCGGCACATAACAGCTATTTTTACCTGCCGTTCCTATTGGGACTCTTCGGCCTGATATTTCATTTTCAGCGTGACTGGAAAAGAGCGCTATCGGTACTGGCCCTGTTCATCATGACCGGCTTTGCCATTATCGTTTTCCTCAATCAGACCCCCCTTCAGCCTCGCGAGCGTGACTACGCCTATGTCGGATCGTTCTTTGCTTTTGCGATCTGGATCGGTATGGGTGGAGTAGGTATGATTGAACTTGTGAAGGAACACTTGAAATCCAATAAAACGGCTGCCTATGCCATTCTGGGAGTACTATTTGTCAGTATACCGGTTCTTATGGGCTTTCAAAATTTTGACGATCACGATCGCAGCAATCGTTATGTAGCTCCGGACTATGCCTATAACCTGCTAAATTCAGTTGCACCCAATGCCCTGATATTTACGAATGGTGACAACGATACCTTCCCTTTATGGTATTTGCAGGAAGTAGAAGGTGTGCGTACAGATGTCAGAATAGTTTGTCTTAGCCTTCTCAATACCGACTGGTATATCAAGCAGCTGCGTGATCAGTGGTCTCATGAATCAGCTCCCCTCCCCATCTCCTTAACTGATGAGGAGATTGAAGAGATGACGGCAAGCTTGTCACTGCACCAGCCGACAACCATAAATATTCCCGTTAATAAAGACCTGTTAAAAAGTGCATTCTCCGGTGACAATACCTATAAAGAGACTATCGGGGTTAAGCCTGATACCTCACTGGAACTCTTTCGTGAAGGTGTTGACTTCGGTATGCCGGTTGACTCATTGGATAATGAGGTGAGCTGGTACTATGAAGGAAGATCAGCAGGTGCAGACGGTCAAGGAAACCAGCGATATTACACACAGGTACAAGACGAAGTTATTCTGGATATTTTAAAAACCAATAATTGGTTGCGTCCGGTTTACTTTGCCAACACTGTTTCCACGACCAGTCAACTGAATCTTCAGCCTTATTTCCGATTTGAGGGTAAGGCATTCCGAGTAGTACCCCAAAGACATGAAGCAGGTTCATTCGGCTGGATTGAACCAGAGATTCATGCCGAACGTCTTCGCAATTTCCGTTTCCGGGAGTGGAATAACCCGGACGTCTATTTCGATGAAAACATCCGCAGAATGCTTGGTAACTACCGTTACAGTATCACAGAATTATCGGATAAATATATGGCTATCGGCAAACCCGACAGTGCTCAGAAATGGCTGCGATGGGGAGAAGAAAAAATCCCATTCAATTTTGTGGATGGAAACTCTTTCATGAACTCCATGATACTCTATGCTTACAGCTATGCCCGGGCCGATGACAGCACCAATGCCTTGCGACTCTCGGATACCGGCAGGGACAAGTTACTTGAAGAGCTTCGGGAACAGATAGATGAGTATGATGTTATTCAGGGCAGAATTGTTGAGCTTAATGAGGAAATCAAACAGGCCCGAATGAATGCAGATATGGGTAGACAGCAAAGTCTCAGGAATCGCGTTCAGCAGGTGATTTCACAGCGTGATAATGTGGCTCGTGACATCAACTTTGCAATCAGCCACCTGACCATTTTACAGCGTATATACTACATGTTTGATGAGGATGAGAAAGCTGCCAACCTGGTTGAGCAAGTAGATCAAATAACCGGATCGCGTATTGGCTTACCTGCTTCTGAAGAGGAAAACAGAAAGCAGTTTGAACAATTTGGACTTAATTAA